The Styela clava chromosome 10, kaStyClav1.hap1.2, whole genome shotgun sequence genome window below encodes:
- the LOC120338148 gene encoding uncharacterized protein LOC120338148 yields MSDPRPDIFKWGLSAHNNPSVIIWISLWYDNVKCIAMNLNDYLKPIIISCNDRRAYVCQAPTTGVCSKEIQSKFCDNTIAGHCHHTQTGFECCKRGFEMMENGTCVDRNSILCPPKDENCVYKNGSSVCFCPDNMQGNGINACGHIITLWQIVRYPDLKLPATECAVRDKANRLRDLFSKHLLTKINMLIITKITEFDTKLFNLTYDIYCSDPNMTPGDFTNDFIKVRRTMRSSTGNKKLFSGWRKPIQASLECAPKEIGYGKRLYHFKAADAGSLAFSGENSSLGSSEATLPCKIRKYSDGSESAYLDYTAFRFPRNMIDTTSGPISIETTAGDVTNGSTLMYRFKKYYNERILDSINTTNDVRRTEVRKVGFEELIYMANELLSENQKYDTSENIDVALSVETLTTTIKLQPNNTFRLNTSSIYVEVQQFTSYHYTDVQMKDTEYEVEGIKAFLPGSAVDKALHMAEEKRTSVSFVVFRNASFFQTSDDIAIDQVLSCSIADKKITNLLEPFWYQMPVSYEKANETRRVKFIKCAYYDVEMKDWNSEGCSYVTGSNPPNCTCNHLTNFAVLVKTANLTDPYTLEIFGKVGCSLSVIGLALMLLCICYFSSLRKNLTNQIHSVLGFSLLVAYVLFLTGVEQINNRNGCITIAAFLHFFLLSAWGWMIVECATMYKKLVSVFGSTGPYYIVKAAVMVYSGSALIAVVTVAVAVGWFDRKFLKDWNPITEEDEMFAPSKYISQRLCWLHNYSLIVGFLMPIAIALVINIFGFIAISKAITCDRSKILLKSNQKKTSLQEAKTYLTRAIIFTFLLGLAWLFAIPLTMSDDDKTNIVFGWLFSVANSLQGFFVFFLFCIRRKDVRDLWTTELLKLLCIKRKDSHVKGQLKIHGTPGTSTPQTKKTDLTVTYTKTNKVKV; encoded by the exons ATGTCAGATCCAAGACCCGATATTTTTAAGTGGGGTTTAAGTGCTCATAATAACCCC TCTGTTATCATTTGGATCAGTTTATGGTATGATAATGTAAAATGCATTGCAATGAATTTAAACGACTACTTGAAGCCAATAATAATTTCATGCAACGACAGGAGGGCGTATGTGTGCCAAGCCCCAACTACAG GTGTTTGTTCGAAAGAGATTCAAAGCAAATTTTGCGATAACACAATTGCTGGACACTGCCATCATACTCAAACTGGATTTGAATGTTGTAAAAGGGGATTTGAGATGATGGAGAATGGTACTTGCGTTGATCGTAACAGCATTTTATGTCCACCAAAAGACGAAAACTGCGTGTACAAAAATGGATCAAGTGTATGTTTCTGCCCTGATAATATGCAAGGAAATGGAATAAATGCTTGCGGAC ATATAATAACATTATGGCAAATTGTTAGATATCCTGACCTCAAACTACCAGCTACTGAATGCGCTGTGAGAGATAAAGCAAATCGTCTTCGTGATTTATTTTCTAAACACCTGTTAACCAAAATAAACATGCTCATCATCACAAAAATAACtgagtttgacacaaaattatttaatttaacatACGATATTTATTGCTCGGATCCGAACATGACACCAGGTGATTTTACCAACGATTTTATTAAAGTCAGACGAACAATGAGAAGTTCAactggaaataaaaaattattttctggaTGGAGGAAACCTATTCAAG CTTCTTTAGAGTGTGCACCAAAAGAAATAGGGTACGGAAAAAGATTATATCATTTTAAGGCAGCAGATGCCGGTTCACTAGCGTTTTCAGGAGAAAACTCCTCATTGG GATCATCTGAAGCTACTCTGCCttgtaaaataagaaaatactCAGATGGTAGTGAATCAGCATACTTGGACTATACAGCATTTAGATTTCCACGTAATATG ATTGACACTACGAGTGGACCAATATCTATCGAAACAACGGCTGGCGATGTAACAAACGGAAGTACGCTAATGTATAGATTTAAGAAATACTACAACGAAAGAATACTCGACTCGATAAATACAACTAATGATGTCAGGAGAACAGAG GTCAGAAAGGTTGGTTTCGAAGAACTCATTTACATGGCAAATGAACTCCTTAGTGAAAACCAAAAGTACGATACTTCTGAAAACATCGATGTTGCCCTGTCGGTGGAAACTCTAACGACTACAATAAAACTGCAGCCAAACAATACATTCAGATTAAATACGTCTTCAATTTACGTAGAGGTTCAGCAG TTCACATCATATCATTATACCGATGTACAAATGAAAGACACTGAATACGAAGTGGAAGGAATAAAGGCATTTTTACCCGGAAGCGCAGTTGATAAAGCATTACATATGGCAGAAGAAAAACGCACTTCTGTATCCTTTGTAGTGTTTCGAAATGCTAGTTTCTTTCAGACATCGGATGATATTGCCATAGATCAA GTACTATCGTGCAGCATTGCAGACAAgaaaattactaatttgttgGAACCATTTTGGTATCAGATGCCTGTAAGTTATGAGAAGGCAAAC GAAACACGCCgagtaaaatttataaaatgtgCTTATTACGATGTGGAAATGAAAGACTGGAATTCCGAGGGATGTTCGTATGTCACTGGATCAAATCCGCCAAATTGTACTTGCAATCATTTAACGAATTTTGCTGTATTAGTA aaaacagCCAATTTGACGGATCCATATACCTTGGAAATATTCGGAAAGGTCGGATGTTCACTTTCTGTGATCGGACTTGCTTTGATGTTGCTGTgcatttgttatttttc ATCTTTAAGAAAGAATTTGACGAATCAAATACACTCCGTTCTCGGATTCAGCCTCTTAGTAGCATACGTTTTGTTTCTGACGGGTGTTGAGCAGATAAATAATAGAAATGGCTGTATTACTATTGCAGCATTCCTACATTTCTTTTTACTATCTGCATGGGGATGGATGATAGTTGAATGTGCCACTATGTACAA GAAGCTTGTTTCAGTGTTTGGTTCAACGGGACCCTACTACATAGTAAAGGCTGCAGTCATGGTATACAGTGGTTCCGCTCTCATTGCTGTTGTCACCGTGGCTGTCGCTGTAGGTTGGTTTGATAGAAAATTTCTCAAGGATTGGAACCCTATCACAGAAG AAGATGAAATGTTTGCTCCTTCTAAATACATAAGTCAACGATTATGCTGGCTCCATAATTATTCATTAATTGTTGGATTTTTGATGCCTATCGCTATAGCTCtcgttataaatatatttggctTCATCGCAATTTCAAAAGCAATTACTTGTGATCGGTCAAAG ATACTATTAAAGTCAAACCAAAAGAAAACTTCACTTCAGGAGGCAAAGACTTATCTTACAAGAGCCATTATCTTCACTTTTTTACTAGGACTAGCATGGCTATTTGCTATTCCTTTAACAATGTCCGATGATGATAAAACGAACATTGTGTTTGGATGGCTGTTCTCTGTCGCCAACTCATTGCAG GGTTTCTTTgtcttttttctattttgcattCGAAGAAAAGATGTTCGTGATTTATGGACAACAGAACTATTAAAACTATTATGCATAAAAAGAAAAGATAGTCATGTGAAAG GTCAGCTGAAGATACATGGAACACCAGGAACAAGTACACCACAGACTAAAAAGACTGACTTAACAGTAACCTACACGAAGACTAACAAAGTTAAAGTTTGA